A stretch of Lysobacter sp. K5869 DNA encodes these proteins:
- a CDS encoding NAD+ synthase has protein sequence MSAPLRIALAQFDFPVGAVTQNAERMCALIAQARDEYGADVVLFPELAISGYPPEDLLLRPGFLADCEAALERVAAAAHGIVAVVGWPQAAGAVVYNAASVLRGGRVEATYRKRELPNYAVFDERRYFDVDPDGEAVVFEVKGVQVGVVICEDLWFAEPLAATAQAGASLVLVPNASPFERDKHAQRDALLDLRARETGVALAYLNVVGGQDALVFDGASVLADGDGQVHAAAAAFEDHWLVADYDDASRRFAPVSWPVEHEESRDALAWRAVVRGTRDYCRKNGFDKVWLGLSGGIDSSVVMAIAVDALGPENVVAVRMPSRYTADLSNDLAAEQCASQGVRLLALPIEKPFQGFLDTLAEAFDGKPVDVTEENLQSRTRGALMMAMSNKFGGLLLTTGNKSEYAVGYATIYGDMCGGYAPIKDLYKTEVFALARWRNAVAGSPVIPWAVIDRPPSAELRENQKDQDSLPPYDVLDAILLRYVDQEQSRDEIVRAGFDPATVDRVLKLVRISEWKRHQAAPGPKVSRRAFGRERRYPITNRYSG, from the coding sequence ATGTCCGCTCCGCTGCGCATCGCCCTTGCCCAGTTCGATTTCCCCGTGGGCGCCGTAACCCAAAACGCCGAGCGCATGTGCGCGCTGATCGCGCAAGCGCGCGACGAATACGGCGCCGACGTGGTGCTGTTCCCGGAACTGGCGATCAGCGGCTACCCGCCCGAAGACTTGCTGCTGCGCCCGGGCTTCCTCGCCGATTGCGAGGCCGCGCTGGAACGCGTGGCGGCGGCCGCGCACGGCATCGTCGCCGTGGTCGGTTGGCCGCAGGCGGCCGGGGCGGTCGTCTACAACGCCGCCAGCGTGTTGCGCGGCGGGCGGGTCGAGGCGACTTACCGCAAGCGCGAGCTGCCCAATTACGCGGTGTTCGACGAGCGCCGTTACTTCGATGTCGATCCCGACGGCGAAGCGGTGGTGTTCGAGGTCAAGGGCGTGCAGGTCGGCGTGGTGATCTGCGAAGACCTGTGGTTCGCCGAGCCGCTGGCGGCGACGGCGCAGGCCGGCGCGAGTCTCGTGCTGGTACCCAACGCCTCGCCGTTCGAGCGCGACAAGCACGCGCAGCGCGACGCGCTGCTGGACTTGCGCGCGCGCGAGACCGGCGTGGCGCTGGCCTATCTCAACGTGGTCGGCGGCCAGGACGCGCTGGTGTTCGACGGCGCCTCGGTGTTGGCCGACGGCGACGGTCAGGTGCACGCGGCTGCGGCGGCGTTCGAGGATCACTGGTTGGTCGCCGATTACGACGACGCGAGCCGCCGCTTCGCGCCGGTGTCGTGGCCGGTCGAACACGAGGAAAGCCGCGACGCGCTGGCGTGGCGGGCGGTGGTGCGCGGCACCCGCGACTACTGCCGCAAGAACGGTTTCGACAAGGTCTGGCTGGGCCTGTCGGGCGGCATCGATTCCTCGGTGGTCATGGCCATCGCGGTCGATGCGCTGGGGCCGGAGAACGTCGTCGCGGTGCGCATGCCTTCTCGCTACACCGCCGACCTGTCCAACGACTTGGCCGCCGAGCAGTGCGCGAGCCAGGGCGTGCGTCTGCTGGCGCTGCCGATCGAAAAGCCGTTCCAGGGCTTTCTCGACACCTTGGCCGAGGCGTTCGACGGCAAGCCGGTCGACGTGACCGAAGAGAATTTGCAATCGCGCACCCGCGGCGCGCTGATGATGGCGATGAGCAACAAGTTCGGCGGCCTGCTGCTGACCACCGGCAACAAGAGCGAGTACGCGGTCGGCTACGCCACCATCTACGGCGACATGTGCGGCGGCTACGCGCCGATCAAGGATCTGTACAAGACCGAGGTGTTCGCGCTGGCGCGCTGGCGCAACGCGGTGGCCGGTTCGCCGGTGATTCCGTGGGCGGTGATCGACCGCCCGCCGTCGGCGGAACTGCGCGAGAACCAGAAGGACCAGGATTCGTTGCCGCCGTACGACGTGCTCGACGCGATCTTGCTGCGCTACGTCGATCAGGAGCAGTCGCGCGACGAAATCGTGCGCGCCGGCTTCGATCCGGCCACGGTCGACCGCGTGCTCAAGCTGGTGCGGATCAGCGAGTGGAAGCGGCATCAGGCCGCGCCGGGGCCGAAGGTCTCGCGGCGCGCGTTCGGGCGCGAGCGGCGCTATCCGATCACCAACCGTTATTCCGGCTGA